One stretch of Cryptosporangium aurantiacum DNA includes these proteins:
- a CDS encoding sensor histidine kinase codes for MRRPEVFRSIRFRLTVMYSTLLFALAATALGVTYLAVAQTTEPQPITQRTAKVYGEEWEFLGTATVAEVSEIEAAVNYNTLQNLRTYSLIALGGLFVASLGIGWVLSGRVLRPVGAIAHAARDIQATDLSRRIRLHGPHDELRDLADTIDSMLARLEDAFSAQRQLIDDASHELRSPLAIIRTHLDASLTDPEATPEERQRAVAIVDRATARMARLVEDLLATARREADTAVETDVDLSAVAREAGEDASLAERPVGVRCTTVPGLHLVGDADALRRAIGNLLSNALRLAPDDSTVTVATGRSRSWLWVAVADEGPGIAPADLPRVFDRFWRGPNGQQTSRERRTGLGLAIVRQIVESHGGTVAVFSTVGIGSTFVLWLPAADRENEDPPPTISPWP; via the coding sequence ATGCGACGGCCTGAGGTCTTCCGGTCGATCCGCTTCCGGCTCACCGTGATGTATTCGACGCTGCTGTTCGCCCTGGCCGCCACCGCCCTGGGCGTGACCTACCTGGCGGTGGCGCAAACCACCGAGCCGCAGCCGATCACCCAGCGGACCGCGAAGGTCTACGGCGAGGAGTGGGAGTTTCTCGGAACTGCCACCGTGGCCGAGGTCAGCGAGATCGAGGCAGCGGTCAACTACAACACGCTGCAGAATCTGCGCACCTACTCGCTGATCGCCCTCGGTGGACTGTTCGTGGCCAGCCTGGGCATCGGCTGGGTGCTCTCCGGGCGGGTGCTGCGGCCGGTCGGCGCGATCGCCCATGCCGCGCGGGATATCCAGGCCACGGACCTGTCCCGCCGCATCCGGCTGCACGGACCGCACGACGAGCTGCGCGACCTCGCGGACACGATCGACTCGATGCTCGCCCGTCTGGAGGACGCGTTCTCCGCGCAGCGGCAGCTCATCGACGATGCCTCCCACGAGCTACGCAGCCCGCTGGCGATCATCCGTACTCACCTCGACGCGTCGCTGACCGACCCGGAGGCGACACCGGAGGAGCGGCAGCGGGCGGTCGCGATCGTTGATCGTGCGACGGCACGGATGGCGCGGCTGGTCGAGGACTTGCTGGCGACGGCACGCCGAGAAGCGGACACGGCGGTCGAGACCGATGTCGACCTGAGCGCTGTCGCGCGCGAGGCAGGGGAGGATGCCTCGCTGGCAGAACGTCCGGTCGGCGTGCGCTGCACAACGGTGCCGGGTCTGCATCTGGTCGGCGATGCGGACGCGTTGCGGCGCGCGATCGGCAATCTGCTGTCCAACGCGCTACGGCTGGCCCCGGACGACTCCACGGTGACGGTCGCCACCGGGCGGTCGAGGTCGTGGCTCTGGGTTGCGGTGGCCGACGAGGGCCCGGGAATCGCCCCGGCGGACCTGCCTCGCGTCTTCGATCGCTTCTGGCGCGGTCCGAACGGCCAGCAGACGTCGCGCGAGCGCCGCACCGGACTGGGGTTGGCGATCGTTCGGCAGATCGTCGAGTCCCACGGCGGTACGGTCGCCGTGTTCTCCACCGTCGGCATCGGGAGCACGTTCGTCCTCTGGCTCCCGGCCGCCGACCGCGAGAACGAGGATCCGCCCCCGACGATTTCTCCGTGGCCCTGA
- a CDS encoding response regulator transcription factor: protein MRLLVVEDEEDLAEGLRVGLSRAGYAVDVAADVAEAYDRLTLHAYDLMLLDLNLPDGNGLELCRALRAGDVVTPGDGELRVLILTARGGLPDRVRGLDEGADDYLVKPFHLAELQARVRALLRRDTSGNTATLTIGELMLDTARHSAMLRGESLTLTRKEFGVCEYLMTRPGHVVSSEELLEHVWDANADPFTQTVRVTVGTLRRKLGDGWIETVVGRGYRLRDAA from the coding sequence ATGCGGTTGCTGGTCGTCGAAGACGAAGAAGACCTGGCCGAGGGCTTGCGGGTCGGGCTCTCGCGCGCCGGCTACGCCGTGGATGTCGCCGCCGACGTCGCCGAGGCGTACGACCGGCTCACTCTCCACGCGTACGACCTGATGCTGCTCGACCTGAATCTGCCTGACGGGAACGGGCTCGAGTTGTGCCGGGCCCTCCGCGCCGGTGACGTGGTCACGCCGGGTGACGGCGAGCTACGGGTGTTGATCCTCACCGCTCGCGGGGGCCTTCCCGACCGCGTCCGCGGCCTGGACGAGGGTGCGGACGACTACCTGGTCAAGCCGTTCCACCTCGCCGAACTGCAGGCCAGAGTCCGGGCGCTCCTGCGTAGGGACACCAGCGGTAACACCGCGACGCTGACGATCGGGGAGCTGATGCTGGACACCGCCCGGCACTCCGCGATGCTGCGCGGCGAATCGCTGACGCTGACCCGTAAGGAGTTCGGCGTGTGCGAGTACCTGATGACTCGGCCGGGACACGTCGTGTCCAGCGAGGAACTGCTCGAACACGTCTGGGACGCGAACGCCGATCCGTTCACCCAGACCGTTCGCGTCACGGTCGGGACGCTGCGGCGCAAGCTCGGCGACGGATGGATCGAGACTGTGGTCGGGCGTGGCTACCGCCTCCGGGACGCTGCCTGA
- a CDS encoding S1C family serine protease, which translates to MSGLGYPRGPEFRSPHLQAPPLGPFPPPGPWPPVGPVAPVAPVGRRRRWPLVVTGALTVVVLSAGAGGAAGYLTGHDGSPPPGATATSGIPSDLVAAASRALPGVVSVQVRTGSGGASGSGFVFDDRGHIVTNSHVVTAEGGGPVMVVGSDGRRLRAEVVGTDPSSDIAVLRVDPSSALRPLDLADLDRTRVGEPVLAVGSPLGLSGTVTAGIVSALDRQVRLGGAVRQTAVQTDASINPGNSGGPLVNAAGAVVGVNTAIATLEGGGSIGIGFAIPVDRVRQVATTLIAGG; encoded by the coding sequence ATGTCCGGATTGGGTTACCCGCGGGGACCGGAGTTCCGCTCCCCGCATCTCCAGGCACCGCCGCTCGGGCCGTTCCCGCCGCCCGGCCCGTGGCCGCCGGTCGGCCCGGTCGCGCCGGTCGCGCCGGTTGGACGGCGCCGTCGATGGCCGTTGGTGGTGACCGGCGCCCTCACCGTCGTCGTGCTCTCGGCCGGTGCCGGCGGCGCCGCGGGCTACCTGACGGGGCACGACGGGAGCCCACCGCCGGGGGCTACCGCCACCTCCGGCATTCCGTCCGATCTGGTTGCTGCCGCGAGCCGTGCGCTGCCCGGCGTCGTGTCGGTGCAGGTGCGCACCGGATCCGGCGGCGCATCCGGCTCGGGGTTCGTCTTCGACGACCGCGGTCACATCGTGACGAACAGCCACGTGGTCACCGCTGAAGGTGGTGGCCCGGTGATGGTGGTCGGCTCCGACGGACGTCGGCTTCGAGCCGAGGTGGTCGGCACGGATCCGAGCAGTGACATCGCCGTCCTGCGGGTCGACCCATCGTCCGCGTTACGCCCGCTCGACCTCGCCGACCTGGACCGGACGCGGGTCGGAGAACCGGTTCTGGCGGTCGGTTCACCGCTGGGGCTGTCCGGCACGGTGACCGCCGGCATCGTCAGCGCCCTGGACCGGCAGGTGCGGCTCGGCGGTGCGGTGCGCCAAACCGCCGTGCAGACCGACGCATCGATCAACCCTGGCAACTCGGGAGGCCCGCTCGTCAACGCCGCCGGCGCGGTGGTAGGCGTCAACACCGCGATCGCGACGCTGGAGGGCGGTGGCTCGATCGGTATCGGGTTCGCGATCCCGGTCGACCGGGTCAGGCAGGTCGCCACCACGCTCATCGCCGGGGGATGA
- a CDS encoding VWA domain-containing protein, whose product MNWLSPERLWLLLGVAALAVAYVLAQRRRGRYAVRFTNLRLLDRVAPQRPAWRRHVPAGLFLVMLVLLVVGLARPQAETQVPREQATVLVAVDVSRSMLASDVAPDRLTAAKDAAREFVAGLPEQFNVGLIGFAGSAVVLVPPSTDQAAMDAGIGRLTERSVGQPGTAIGDAIATSLDQIRSASGDAEDEVPPARVVVLSDGANTAGQSPEDAARLASQLGVPVDTIAFGTSDGVIDAGNGGTYGAQQPVPVDGQTLETVAGATGGQYYQAGNAEELREAYSDIGSLVGYEIELQDVSARFTGAGLVLAVLAALASLLWFARLP is encoded by the coding sequence ATGAACTGGCTCTCCCCGGAGCGGCTCTGGCTGCTGCTCGGCGTCGCCGCGCTGGCCGTCGCGTACGTGCTCGCGCAGCGACGCCGCGGCCGGTACGCCGTCCGCTTCACCAACCTTCGGCTGCTCGACCGGGTCGCGCCGCAGCGCCCGGCCTGGCGTCGGCACGTCCCGGCCGGCTTGTTCCTCGTCATGCTGGTGCTGCTCGTCGTCGGTCTCGCCCGGCCGCAGGCCGAGACGCAGGTGCCCCGGGAGCAGGCGACCGTGCTGGTCGCCGTCGACGTGTCTCGTTCGATGCTCGCTTCCGACGTCGCGCCGGACCGGCTGACCGCAGCGAAGGACGCGGCTCGCGAATTCGTCGCCGGCCTGCCCGAGCAGTTCAACGTCGGGCTGATCGGCTTTGCCGGCAGCGCAGTGGTGCTCGTGCCTCCGTCGACTGACCAGGCCGCGATGGACGCCGGGATCGGCCGCCTCACCGAGCGCAGCGTCGGCCAGCCCGGCACCGCGATCGGCGACGCGATCGCCACCTCCCTCGACCAGATCCGATCGGCATCCGGCGACGCGGAAGACGAGGTGCCGCCCGCGCGGGTCGTCGTTCTCTCCGACGGCGCGAACACCGCAGGCCAGAGCCCCGAGGATGCGGCTCGGCTCGCCTCCCAGCTGGGTGTTCCGGTGGACACGATCGCCTTCGGTACGTCCGATGGGGTGATCGACGCCGGCAACGGGGGGACCTACGGAGCGCAGCAGCCGGTGCCGGTCGACGGGCAGACGCTGGAGACCGTGGCCGGGGCGACCGGCGGCCAGTACTACCAAGCCGGCAACGCCGAGGAGCTGCGCGAGGCCTACTCCGACATCGGCAGCTTGGTCGGCTACGAGATCGAGCTGCAAGACGTCTCGGCACGGTTCACCGGCGCCGGACTGGTACTCGCCGTTCTGGCGGCGCTGGCCTCGCTGCTCTGGTTCGCGCGTCTTCCGTGA
- a CDS encoding DUF58 domain-containing protein, translated as MTAGASLAELTPEQRLRRLELTITRRLDGLLHGSYLGLLPGLGSEPAGSREYRPGEDEVRRMDWAVTARTTTPHVRTVDADRELTTWVLADGSPSMDFGTAELEKRELAVAAVAAVGFLTGSAGNRLGASLVRADGVRRFPARSGRTHLLGILRALLAAPRCPASGDPGDFPDALVQLNRAAGRRGLVVVVSDFLDGLDEDGLGPAPPAWEQPLRRLAARHQVLAVHVTDPRELELPDVGVLPVVDPETGARREIATAARGLRERYAEAARQQQAAIAAALRRAGSAHLVLRTDRDWVADIVRHVYAQRRLGRGAHRPVLKGGVTA; from the coding sequence GTGACCGCCGGCGCGTCGCTGGCCGAACTGACCCCGGAGCAACGGCTTCGCCGCCTCGAGCTGACGATCACCCGGCGGCTCGACGGGCTGCTGCACGGCTCCTACCTCGGCCTGCTGCCGGGACTCGGCAGCGAGCCGGCCGGCAGCCGGGAGTACCGGCCCGGTGAGGACGAGGTGCGACGCATGGACTGGGCGGTGACCGCCCGCACCACGACGCCGCACGTCCGCACCGTCGATGCCGACCGTGAGCTGACGACCTGGGTCCTGGCGGACGGATCTCCGAGCATGGACTTCGGCACCGCAGAGTTGGAGAAGCGGGAGCTCGCGGTCGCCGCGGTGGCCGCGGTCGGATTCCTCACCGGCAGTGCGGGCAACCGACTGGGCGCGTCGCTGGTGCGCGCGGACGGCGTCCGCCGCTTTCCGGCCCGCAGCGGCCGCACGCACCTGCTCGGTATCCTGCGGGCGCTGCTGGCCGCACCCCGGTGCCCAGCGTCGGGAGATCCGGGCGATTTCCCGGACGCGCTCGTCCAGCTCAACCGCGCCGCGGGCCGCCGAGGACTGGTGGTCGTGGTCTCCGACTTCCTCGACGGCCTCGACGAGGATGGGCTCGGACCGGCGCCACCTGCCTGGGAACAGCCGCTACGGCGGCTCGCCGCGCGCCACCAAGTCCTCGCGGTGCACGTCACGGACCCGCGTGAACTGGAGCTGCCGGACGTCGGCGTCCTTCCGGTCGTCGACCCCGAGACCGGAGCCCGGCGGGAGATCGCGACCGCCGCTCGTGGGCTGCGGGAGCGCTACGCGGAGGCTGCCCGGCAGCAGCAGGCAGCGATCGCCGCGGCGCTGCGGCGGGCCGGATCCGCCCACCTCGTCCTGCGGACCGACCGCGATTGGGTCGCGGACATCGTGCGGCACGTGTACGCGCAGCGTCGCCTCGGCCGCGGCGCCCATCGACCCGTTCTGAAGGGAGGCGTCACCGCATGA
- a CDS encoding AAA family ATPase, with translation MTDHTPEADARLLEQTLFEVKKVIVGQDRLVERLLTALLAGGHCLLEGVPGVAKTLAAETLAVAVGGSFRRIQFTPDLVPSDLIGTRIYRPSQESFDVELGPVMANLVLADEINRAPAKVQSALLEVMAEGHVSIGGRTYPVPQPFLVLATQNPIESEGVYQLPEAQRDRFLMRVVVGYPDEREELAILYRMGGVRPVASPVLDTATLLRLQARARDVFVHHALAEYVVRLVFATRDPARFGLAEVAGQLAYGASPRATLGLVAAGRALALLRGRGYVLPGDIHDVATDVLSHRLVLAFDAVADGVAPDTIVQRIVDTVPRPTIAPAQETQGPGLGVAA, from the coding sequence ATGACAGACCACACGCCGGAGGCCGACGCGCGGCTCCTCGAGCAGACGCTGTTCGAGGTCAAGAAGGTGATTGTCGGGCAGGACCGCCTGGTCGAGCGATTGCTGACCGCGTTGCTCGCGGGAGGGCACTGTCTTCTGGAGGGCGTGCCCGGAGTCGCCAAGACGCTCGCCGCCGAGACACTGGCGGTCGCCGTCGGCGGGTCGTTCCGCCGGATCCAGTTCACTCCTGACCTGGTGCCCTCGGACCTCATCGGCACTCGGATCTACCGGCCGAGCCAAGAGTCCTTCGATGTCGAGCTGGGGCCGGTGATGGCGAATCTCGTGCTGGCGGACGAGATCAACCGCGCGCCGGCGAAGGTGCAGTCGGCGCTGCTGGAGGTGATGGCCGAGGGCCACGTCTCCATCGGCGGCCGCACCTACCCGGTGCCGCAGCCGTTCCTCGTACTGGCCACCCAGAATCCGATCGAGAGCGAGGGCGTCTACCAGCTTCCGGAGGCCCAGCGCGACCGCTTCCTGATGCGGGTGGTCGTCGGTTATCCGGACGAGCGGGAGGAGCTGGCGATCCTCTACCGGATGGGGGGCGTCCGTCCGGTGGCGTCGCCGGTCCTGGACACCGCCACGCTGCTCCGGTTGCAAGCCCGGGCACGGGACGTGTTCGTGCACCACGCGCTCGCCGAGTACGTCGTCCGGCTGGTGTTCGCCACCCGCGACCCGGCGCGTTTCGGCCTGGCCGAGGTGGCGGGGCAGCTGGCCTACGGTGCGAGCCCGCGGGCGACCCTCGGACTGGTCGCCGCCGGGCGTGCGCTGGCGCTGCTGCGGGGCCGCGGTTACGTCCTGCCGGGCGACATCCACGATGTCGCTACGGACGTGCTGTCCCACCGACTCGTGTTGGCCTTCGACGCGGTCGCCGACGGCGTCGCGCCGGACACGATCGTGCAGCGGATCGTCGACACGGTGCCGCGCCCGACGATCGCACCCGCCCAGGAGACGCAGGGCCCGGGCCTCGGGGTGGCCGCGTGA
- a CDS encoding Gfo/Idh/MocA family protein: protein MTPVRFGLVGYGFGARYFHAPLLRSAPECDLIAVMSSAPERRALVNREIPGAATVASLTELVDLGAEAVAISTPAPTHSTLTEEALRLGLAVVCDKPFALDAEAARATVDLSARLGLALSPYQNRREDSDFRTVRALVDKGTLGTVTRLESRFERYAPQAGPGPAGGGTLLDFGSHLVDQALFLLGPVHAVYAELRTRESGLDDDVFVALTHTSGARSQLWGSWSQSAPGPRWRVTGTEGTYVLAAGDSQEDQLVAGHSPADLGEAWGVEPAESFGTVYSGDSAGRHPTERGRWDLFYPRFAAAVRGEGPPPVEAADAVATAIVLDAARTSARTGAVVSVEAR from the coding sequence ATGACTCCAGTGCGATTCGGTCTTGTCGGGTACGGCTTCGGGGCCCGGTACTTCCACGCCCCGCTGCTCCGCTCCGCGCCGGAGTGCGACCTGATCGCGGTGATGTCCTCCGCACCCGAGCGCCGCGCGCTCGTCAACCGTGAGATCCCCGGCGCCGCGACGGTGGCGAGCTTGACCGAACTGGTCGACCTCGGCGCCGAGGCGGTCGCGATCTCCACGCCGGCCCCAACCCACAGCACACTGACCGAAGAGGCGCTCCGGTTGGGGCTGGCTGTCGTCTGCGACAAACCGTTCGCGCTCGATGCCGAAGCCGCCCGCGCGACGGTCGACCTCAGCGCGCGTCTCGGGCTGGCGCTCAGCCCGTATCAGAATCGCCGGGAGGACTCGGACTTCCGCACGGTCCGGGCCCTGGTCGACAAGGGCACGCTGGGCACCGTCACCCGGCTGGAGTCCCGCTTCGAGCGTTACGCACCGCAGGCGGGCCCCGGACCGGCCGGCGGCGGGACGCTCCTGGACTTCGGCAGCCACCTCGTCGATCAAGCCCTGTTCCTGCTCGGTCCTGTCCACGCCGTGTACGCGGAACTGCGGACCCGCGAATCCGGGCTGGACGACGACGTGTTCGTCGCCCTGACGCACACGTCCGGCGCACGGTCGCAGCTGTGGGGCAGCTGGAGCCAGTCCGCGCCCGGCCCCCGGTGGCGGGTGACCGGCACCGAGGGCACCTATGTCCTGGCCGCCGGAGACAGCCAGGAAGACCAGCTCGTCGCCGGCCACAGCCCGGCCGACCTGGGCGAGGCCTGGGGTGTGGAGCCCGCGGAGAGTTTCGGCACCGTGTATTCCGGCGACTCCGCAGGCCGTCACCCGACCGAGCGCGGCCGCTGGGACCTGTTCTACCCGCGCTTCGCCGCGGCCGTCCGGGGCGAAGGTCCGCCACCGGTCGAGGCGGCCGACGCCGTCGCCACCGCAATCGTGCTGGACGCCGCCCGCACCAGCGCCCGCACCGGGGCGGTCGTCTCGGTGGAGGCACGATGA
- a CDS encoding heme-degrading domain-containing protein, with product MSDDEQLSTLLAQEQRLVFARFDEHTAWDLGSALRSAADAERLPVAITIRRGRQQLFHTALPGASADNDGWLERKAAVVDRYGHSSYYVGCLFRAGGGDFDTDSRLDTALFAAHGGAFPLTVAGSGCIGSIAVSGLPQVDDHRFVVTHLEHYLRRSGQLSD from the coding sequence ATGAGCGACGACGAGCAGCTCTCGACGCTCCTGGCCCAGGAGCAGCGCCTGGTCTTCGCCCGCTTCGACGAGCACACCGCCTGGGACCTCGGTAGCGCGCTGCGCTCCGCCGCGGACGCCGAGCGCCTTCCGGTGGCGATCACGATCCGGCGCGGCCGGCAACAGCTGTTCCACACCGCCCTACCCGGCGCGTCGGCAGACAACGACGGATGGCTGGAGCGCAAGGCCGCGGTCGTCGACCGATACGGCCATTCCAGCTACTACGTCGGCTGCCTGTTCCGCGCCGGAGGCGGCGACTTCGACACCGACTCGCGGCTGGACACCGCGCTGTTCGCGGCCCACGGCGGAGCCTTCCCCCTGACCGTCGCGGGCAGCGGCTGCATCGGCTCGATCGCGGTCTCCGGACTCCCCCAGGTCGACGATCATCGCTTCGTGGTCACTCACCTGGAGCACTACCTCCGGCGGAGCGGCCAGCTCTCGGACTGA
- a CDS encoding MDR family MFS transporter, whose product MAPAADTTQTEAPPTALPDAGDRPLTRADHTLIGLLLISTFVVIFNETVMSLALPRLMSDLGISASTAQWVTTGFLLTMAVVIPATGFIMERFSVRQVFVAAMTLFSTGTLIAAVAPGFPVLLAGRIVQAMGTGVMLPLLITTAMSLVAPSRRGRVMGVISIVISVAPAIGPTVSGLVLSRASWRWLFLLVLPIALFSLALGVWKVRNVTTPRHAHLDVLSLLLSAVGFGGLIYGLSSLGESGGHAPVAPWIPVLVGLVALGLFVWRQRALQRGRGPLLDLRVFGRRDFTVSTFVTLAGFVALFGGLILMPIYLQTVRGVSTVAAGLLVLPGGLAMGVLSPLVGRLFDRFGPRPLVIPGAVVLSGALWLLATVGPTTSIGIVVVFHVMLMSALALMVTPLMTSALGSLPADLYGHGSAVISTLQQLAGAAGTALFITVLSRVTASELAGGANKATANVDGVQAAFVAGGIVSLAAVAAALLVRRTAAPAGEHAPTH is encoded by the coding sequence TTGGCCCCCGCAGCCGACACCACGCAGACCGAGGCACCACCGACAGCCTTACCTGACGCCGGCGATCGGCCGTTGACCCGGGCCGACCACACCCTCATCGGCCTGCTGCTCATCTCGACGTTCGTCGTGATCTTCAACGAGACCGTCATGTCCCTGGCCTTGCCGCGGCTGATGAGCGATCTGGGGATCTCGGCGTCAACGGCTCAGTGGGTGACGACCGGGTTCCTTCTCACGATGGCCGTAGTCATTCCGGCGACCGGCTTCATCATGGAGCGCTTCAGCGTGCGGCAGGTCTTCGTGGCCGCGATGACGCTGTTCAGCACGGGCACGCTGATCGCCGCTGTCGCACCCGGTTTTCCGGTACTGCTCGCCGGCCGCATCGTCCAGGCGATGGGCACCGGGGTGATGCTGCCCCTGTTGATCACGACCGCGATGAGCCTCGTCGCGCCGAGCCGCCGTGGCCGAGTCATGGGCGTCATCTCGATCGTCATCTCGGTGGCACCGGCGATCGGCCCGACCGTCTCCGGCCTGGTCCTGTCCCGGGCGAGCTGGCGGTGGTTGTTCCTCCTCGTCCTCCCGATCGCCCTGTTCAGCTTGGCGCTCGGCGTGTGGAAGGTTCGAAACGTCACCACGCCTCGGCACGCGCATCTCGACGTGCTGTCGTTGCTGCTCTCCGCGGTCGGCTTCGGCGGCTTGATCTACGGGCTGTCCAGCCTCGGTGAGAGTGGTGGTCACGCCCCGGTCGCGCCGTGGATCCCGGTGCTGGTCGGTCTCGTCGCGCTCGGGCTGTTCGTCTGGCGCCAGCGCGCGCTGCAGCGTGGGCGCGGCCCGCTGCTGGACCTACGGGTCTTCGGCCGGCGTGACTTCACGGTCTCGACGTTCGTGACGCTGGCCGGTTTCGTCGCGCTGTTCGGTGGTCTGATCTTGATGCCGATCTACCTGCAGACCGTCCGCGGCGTGAGCACGGTCGCCGCGGGCCTGCTGGTACTCCCTGGTGGTCTCGCCATGGGTGTGCTGTCCCCGCTGGTCGGGCGGCTCTTCGACCGATTCGGACCGCGGCCGTTGGTCATCCCGGGTGCGGTCGTGCTCAGCGGCGCGCTCTGGCTGCTCGCCACCGTCGGGCCGACGACGTCGATCGGGATCGTGGTGGTGTTTCACGTCATGCTGATGTCGGCACTGGCGCTGATGGTGACGCCGTTGATGACCTCCGCTCTCGGAAGCCTCCCCGCCGACCTCTACGGCCATGGCAGTGCGGTCATCAGCACCCTGCAGCAGCTCGCCGGCGCGGCCGGCACGGCGCTGTTCATCACGGTTCTGTCCCGGGTGACGGCTTCCGAACTCGCTGGTGGCGCGAACAAAGCAACCGCAAATGTCGACGGTGTGCAAGCGGCCTTCGTCGCCGGGGGGATCGTCTCGCTCGCCGCAGTGGCGGCAGCGTTGCTGGTCCGTCGCACCGCGGCGCCCGCCGGAGAGCACGCCCCGACGCACTGA
- a CDS encoding TetR family transcriptional regulator, which produces MSDITDLRWRRRQTTSAEIEAAAFDLFTRHGSEHTTVDDIAAVAGVSPRTFFRYFPTKEDAVLGVKRAFYETVSQHIPRAAPEGVTFGDLIHATAQALAAFSAGDRAPLHRMMRVRCLCRDDDNLRHASLLLDSEQCRLRQHEVAAGSGAQSELRARILVETLSVVLSAALDDWAARCAAGEDADLVEIFRGTCEMQRRLCGDTPTAVREQSGLRVR; this is translated from the coding sequence GTGAGTGACATCACTGACCTCCGGTGGCGCCGCCGACAGACCACCTCGGCGGAGATTGAGGCTGCCGCGTTCGATCTCTTCACCCGCCACGGGTCGGAGCACACCACCGTGGACGACATCGCCGCCGTCGCCGGGGTCTCCCCACGAACGTTCTTTCGGTACTTCCCGACGAAAGAAGACGCCGTGCTCGGCGTCAAACGCGCCTTCTACGAGACGGTCAGTCAGCACATCCCGCGCGCCGCGCCCGAGGGCGTCACCTTCGGTGACCTCATTCATGCCACCGCACAGGCCCTCGCCGCGTTCAGCGCGGGCGACCGAGCGCCCCTGCACCGAATGATGCGCGTCCGCTGCCTCTGCCGGGACGATGACAACCTTCGTCACGCCTCCTTGCTGCTCGACTCCGAGCAGTGCCGGCTCCGGCAGCACGAGGTCGCGGCCGGCAGCGGCGCGCAGTCGGAACTGCGCGCCAGGATCCTGGTGGAGACCCTCAGCGTCGTGTTGAGCGCAGCGCTCGACGACTGGGCGGCCCGCTGCGCGGCCGGCGAGGACGCCGACTTGGTCGAGATCTTCCGCGGCACCTGCGAGATGCAACGGCGACTGTGCGGGGATACGCCTACCGCCGTCCGCGAGCAGAGCGGCCTGCGGGTGCGGTGA
- a CDS encoding SigB/SigF/SigG family RNA polymerase sigma factor: protein MTTIAERLDYEDYSTVAPLFERHASLDAGDPERGVLRERLITAHAPLAANIARRFVNRGEPLEDLTQVATVGLIRAVDRFDPFRGVEFLGFAVPTVMGEVRRHFRDHGWAVRIPRRLMELHQLIKSAVDELSRQGWAPTAGELATYLGVTKDDVLIGLEAANAYHFVPLDAPVSADLGSPRLVDTLGADDPALDRLEDWHAVLPALAALRPRERTMLALRFFDNQTQSQIAREIGVSQMQVSRLLGKVLAELRAQLLTK from the coding sequence ATGACAACCATCGCGGAACGGCTGGACTACGAGGACTACTCGACGGTGGCGCCGCTCTTCGAACGGCACGCGAGTCTCGACGCCGGCGATCCCGAGCGCGGCGTCCTGCGTGAACGGCTCATCACCGCGCACGCGCCGCTGGCCGCGAACATCGCCCGCCGGTTCGTCAACCGCGGCGAACCGCTGGAAGACCTGACCCAGGTCGCGACGGTGGGGTTGATCCGGGCCGTCGACCGCTTCGACCCGTTCCGCGGTGTCGAATTCCTCGGGTTCGCGGTGCCGACCGTGATGGGAGAGGTCCGCCGTCACTTCCGCGACCACGGCTGGGCGGTGCGGATTCCGCGTCGGCTGATGGAGTTGCACCAGCTGATCAAGTCGGCCGTCGACGAGCTCTCCCGGCAGGGCTGGGCGCCGACGGCCGGCGAGTTGGCGACGTACCTCGGGGTGACCAAGGACGACGTGCTCATCGGCCTGGAGGCCGCGAACGCATATCACTTCGTCCCGCTGGACGCGCCGGTCTCCGCGGACCTCGGGTCGCCGCGCCTGGTCGACACACTGGGCGCCGACGATCCCGCGCTGGATCGGCTCGAGGACTGGCACGCGGTGCTTCCCGCGCTGGCCGCGCTGCGTCCCCGGGAGCGGACGATGCTCGCGCTGCGGTTCTTCGACAACCAGACCCAGAGCCAGATCGCGCGCGAGATCGGCGTCTCCCAGATGCAGGTGTCGCGCCTGCTCGGCAAGGTCCTGGCCGAGCTACGAGCCCAGCTCCTGACGAAATGA
- a CDS encoding cupin produces the protein MRIEKVTSDGTLAWYRRGEQNIFLADAVDATADAAMTVGFARYGRDESNEWTVSYDEALIITKGRFTVRTAERSLSAGSGEVLYLYAGTPLVYVAEEDTELVYVTYPHWTQATLDSPHADKLTQFQPVDQAS, from the coding sequence GTGCGCATTGAGAAGGTCACCAGCGACGGAACGCTGGCTTGGTATCGGCGCGGCGAGCAGAACATCTTTCTCGCCGACGCCGTGGATGCCACCGCCGACGCGGCGATGACGGTCGGCTTCGCGCGGTACGGGCGGGACGAGTCCAACGAGTGGACGGTCTCCTACGACGAGGCGTTGATCATCACCAAGGGTCGCTTTACCGTTCGCACCGCCGAGCGATCACTGTCGGCCGGATCCGGTGAAGTCCTCTACCTGTACGCGGGCACACCGCTGGTGTACGTCGCGGAGGAGGACACCGAATTGGTGTACGTCACGTATCCGCATTGGACGCAAGCGACGCTCGACTCGCCACACGCCGACAAGCTCACCCAGTTCCAGCCGGTGGACCAGGCCTCTTAG